A window of Carassius carassius chromosome 48, fCarCar2.1, whole genome shotgun sequence genomic DNA:
TAAATCCACAATCCATTGTCCACTCCATAAATCACCACGTAGATCGTGACTAGCGTGACGACGGTGAGGGCAGCGCGGCGCTCTGCAGACAGACCCTGCCTCGCCCCGCCGCCCCGCAGACCCTTCACCTGCCGGCTGCGGCGGAGCAGGAACACCAGCAGGACCAGGCTGGCCGTTGCCATCAGAGATATCGGCACCACGTCTCGTCCCACTTGCACCCCGCCATTGGCATCCATCGACAGCTTGGACGGGAAGATCATGATACAGAACTTGAAGTTGATCCCATTCTGCAGGAGTATGGAGTCGTTCCGGGCCCCTACAGCGAACAGCAGCGTGGCGGTAGTCGTGGAGGTGTTGATTAGCCATAGAGCCAGGAAGAGGAGAGCCAGGTACTGGGCGAACAGAGCACGGGCGACGGCCAAACGCGAGCCCGGCGGAGCCACGCTCAGGCACTGATACACACTCAGCAGGAACGTCAGCCAGATGGACAGAGATCTGGACGTGCGGAAGATGAAGATGACCACCTTGCAGACGGTGTCATCAAACACATTGAGGATCTCAAACGTGGCTAGAACCTCCAGCAGGCAGCGAACGCCCACCACCATCAGGTTAGAAGACGCCAGGTGCAGCACGATGGTGTCGGTGGGCGAGAGACGGCCCTCGTGATACACCAACGAGAGGAAGGCACAGATGACCACGATGTTGCCTGGAACACCAGTCACGGCCAGAGTCAGGAAGAGCAGGCCACGCGTCAAAGTTTCCGAGTTCATCTCAACCGCTTCGGTTCTCTTGCAGCTTCTCTTGAAAGATTCCCTTCTTCAGATTAAGCTTTCGTTTTATAGTCTGGCTCGGGCCACTGGGATCTTCCTGTACGGGACGGTCCAGCGACTTCAGAGCTGAGCTCAATTATCTGAATGATGTGCAGTTGACTGATTCTGTCACAGATACAACACTCTCCCGTGAAAATACTCACTCTCCAGTGAGTGTCAGTTTGTGCCTGAAGGACAGCGAGTGCTTTAGCTGAGACTCTCTCAGAACATGTTCATTAAATGTAAGCACTTGACTCGATCCTGTAAAACTGTTTCTCAATATTGTCTCACTGTCTCTCGTTTCCATCTCTGATCAGGTCTCTATTTCTCTGAACAAATTTAGGACTTTAGGACTGTATTGTgagtcattcagattaaaatcaataaatgcaaaCTAAATCTTAATGTTTGAGCTTATTGGTTGACTTAATATGAAACCAGGGATGGGTTTGAGCTTCTGACTCTGTCATTCAATTAGTCATGATTTATGAAATTGAGAAATAAGAGCGTGCATCAAATGATAGCACATGTTGACTAGAGGAAACTGTGTAGTTCAGGTATAAACACGGTTCTGTTGACGTGCGTCTGGCCCGAGGGAATCCTGGGTCACTGATATCACAGTACATGAAGAACTCATTAACACCACATCAGAAAACAGACCAGCCCAGACCTGCTGTAAAGCATCCGCTCGTCCCAGACCTCCTCATTACAGACCATGTTTGCAAAGATTTAATTATCTAATGCTCCTAATGTTTTCTAATTCTCTCATGAGGGACACCATTAGTGGAAAATTAACAGCTGCTCTCACAAACGAAAAACCttagatttttttgcttcagAAACAGTGTTAgttgattaaaaatgaaaatagattGACCACATTTACCACTCATCAGAAATATAAACATGAACACAATGAAAAACGCAAACATGaacagaaacagaagaaaaaCGGAGAAGAATAttcaattgtgaaatatttaagcAAAATCTAAATCATCCACTGAGGGGAACGTCTTCTGTTTTCTCAGCTTGCCATTGAAACACTAGCTCTTTTAGTCATGGAGTAATTAAGATGCACCTCAGGTGGACACTTTGGTCTCCTTTGTGTCTTCTTGTTGGTTTTCGGGTCCCTATCGGCTACCACGGGGGCTTTAGAGGCTTTATATTCAGACATGGACTTCAGAAagcccttcaaacagagcattcacaCTCAATCTCTAAATGGATCTATGCGTCACCATCAAGGGGGTCTCGTTCCTGCTGCAGGCGGGTCTGGGGATCCTGGCCAACACGCTGGTCCTGCTGGCCTACGTCCACATCATGCTGACCGACGCTCAGCTGCAGCCCGTGGACTCCATCCTGTGCCACCTGGCCTTCGCcaacctgctgctgctgctgacccGCTGCGTCCCACAGACCATGACCGTCTTCGGCATGAAGGACCTGCTGGACGACGCCGGCTGCAAGGCGGTCATCTACATCTACCGCATCGCCCGAGCGCTGTCCGTATGCATCACCTGCATGCTGAGCGTCTTCCAGGCGGTGTCTGTGGCGCCGGCGGCCGGGCCGCTCCTGTCGGGGTTGAAGCTCCGGCTCCCACGGCTGGTCATCCCCACCTTTGTCACACTGTGGTTCATCAACATGGCCGTCTGCATCGCCGCCCCGTTCTTCTCCGTCGCCCCTCGCAACGGCACAGTCCCGCCGTTCACCCTCAACCTGGGCTTCTGCCACGT
This region includes:
- the LOC132131320 gene encoding olfactory receptor class A-like protein 1 produces the protein MNSETLTRGLLFLTLAVTGVPGNIVVICAFLSLVYHEGRLSPTDTIVLHLASSNLMVVGVRCLLEVLATFEILNVFDDTVCKVVIFIFRTSRSLSIWLTFLLSVYQCLSVAPPGSRLAVARALFAQYLALLFLALWLINTSTTTATLLFAVGARNDSILLQNGINFKFCIMIFPSKLSMDANGGVQVGRDVVPISLMATASLVLLVFLLRRSRQVKGLRGGGARQGLSAERRAALTVVTLVTIYVVIYGVDNGLWIYTLTVPNMLGSSLITDLRTFLSSLYAALSPIVIIVSNRKINKQLNCGKEPKTFSDGAQPGD
- the LOC132131690 gene encoding olfactory receptor class A-like protein 1, which gives rise to MDLCVTIKGVSFLLQAGLGILANTLVLLAYVHIMLTDAQLQPVDSILCHLAFANLLLLLTRCVPQTMTVFGMKDLLDDAGCKAVIYIYRIARALSVCITCMLSVFQAVSVAPAAGPLLSGLKLRLPRLVIPTFVTLWFINMAVCIAAPFFSVAPRNGTVPPFTLNLGFCHVDFRDNLSYVINGVAVSVRDFAFVGVMLGSSGYILVLLHRHGRKVRGIRRSQGATMETRAAKTVVMLVVLYAVFFGIDNVIWIYMLTVTQVPPVVADMRVFFSSCYAALSPFLIISSNKKVKARMVCATSSDQERQAEDSKDSKAAKN